The bacterium genome contains a region encoding:
- a CDS encoding helix-turn-helix domain-containing protein, which produces MLQSIRECDEVSLAEFAKRLGISKSHLCDIEQDRKSVSPERAARFAKILGYSQEQFVRLSLQGMIDKGRLRLKVFVEAA; this is translated from the coding sequence ATGCTGCAATCAATCCGGGAATGCGACGAGGTGAGTTTGGCGGAATTCGCTAAAAGGCTTGGAATTTCGAAATCCCATCTCTGCGACATCGAGCAGGATCGCAAGAGTGTCAGCCCGGAACGTGCCGCGCGCTTCGCGAAGATCCTCGGATACTCTCAGGAGCAGTTTGTCCGGCTTTCGCTGCAGGGGATGATCGATAAGGGCCGCCTGCGGCTCAAGGTCTTCGTCGAGGCGGCCTAG
- a CDS encoding vitamin B12-dependent ribonucleotide reductase, whose product MTPVVSLKKQRVSKDSAGEGIIFEPYFTRPGEDVFGQIKWTKRSSVIKEPDGTVVFERHDVEFPESWSQLATDIATQKYFRKAGVPAEKGGRKGEEYSVRQLVYRVAHSLRTAGENLGYFSSPEDAANFEADLTHLLVHQKGAFNSPVWFNCGLSHEYGIAGSGGNYYWNAGLGQIRETTDSYSQPQCSACFIQSVEDDLMSLFDLAKNEARLFKYGSGTGTNFSKIRGRQEKLSGGGTSSGLMSFLEVLDKGAGATKSGGTTRRAAKMVCLDMDHPEIVDFINWKVKEERKAGILIQHGGFEADFNGEAYHTVSGQNSNNSVRLTDDFMKAYLEGGQWQTKLRTTGQVCETFEARDLMRQIAEAAWRCADPGVQFDTTINDWHTSANTDRIYASNPCSEYMFLSDSACNLASLNLMKFIDDKGEFLVEDFRRAVRTFIIAQEIAVDFASYPTQVIAQNSHDYRPLGLGYANLGTLLMTNGIPYDSPKALAVAGAITALMTGEAYKVSSEIARTKGPFPGYAKNREPMLKVMNKHRDAAYKIDPILCPAGLLQAARESWDNAVKEGELYGYRNAQSTVLAPTGTIGLLMDCDTTGVEPEFSLVKWKKLAGGGHFKIINQSVTRALKSLGYSDDEAKVIVDYILEKGTIEGAPALKDEHLAVFDCANPCGDGVRFIDPMGHVRMMAAAQPFISGAISKTINMPNDTTVEDVENLYVESWKLGLKAVALYRDGSKHSQPLNTGTNKAEDSRKDEKAIAALPPEEQRGVRVPMPIKRHGFTVETSVSGHKMFIRTGEYGDGRLGEIFIDMYKEGAAYRSLLNCFAIAISIGLQYGVPLEKFVNSFTFTRFEPQGITDHPNIKVCTSILDYIFRILGMEYLGRTDFVHLKPETLESKDQQEDLSQPPARAQSLGAAAAKPAPGKAETVSEHLAELMGDAPLCDQCGHVTVRNGACYKCINCGNSMGCS is encoded by the coding sequence ATGACACCTGTTGTTTCGCTGAAAAAACAAAGAGTTAGCAAAGATTCCGCCGGCGAAGGGATCATTTTCGAGCCCTATTTTACCCGTCCCGGGGAGGATGTTTTCGGTCAAATCAAGTGGACCAAGCGCTCCTCCGTCATCAAGGAGCCGGATGGGACCGTCGTCTTTGAGCGCCACGACGTCGAGTTCCCCGAATCCTGGTCGCAGCTCGCCACGGACATCGCGACCCAGAAGTATTTCCGCAAGGCGGGCGTCCCCGCCGAAAAAGGCGGGCGCAAGGGAGAGGAGTATTCGGTCCGGCAGCTCGTCTATCGGGTCGCCCACTCGCTCCGGACGGCGGGAGAGAATCTCGGCTACTTCTCGTCTCCGGAAGACGCGGCCAACTTCGAGGCCGATCTGACGCATCTGCTCGTTCATCAAAAGGGCGCCTTCAACTCCCCCGTTTGGTTCAATTGCGGGCTCTCCCACGAATACGGCATCGCGGGCAGCGGCGGGAATTACTACTGGAACGCGGGGCTGGGCCAGATCCGTGAGACGACGGACTCCTACTCACAGCCCCAGTGCTCCGCCTGCTTCATCCAGTCGGTCGAAGACGACCTCATGAGCCTGTTCGACCTTGCCAAAAACGAGGCCCGGCTCTTCAAGTACGGCTCCGGCACCGGCACGAATTTTTCCAAGATCCGCGGCCGGCAGGAAAAACTCTCCGGCGGCGGGACCTCCTCCGGCCTCATGAGCTTTCTCGAAGTCCTCGACAAGGGCGCCGGCGCCACCAAGTCCGGCGGCACGACGCGCCGTGCTGCGAAGATGGTGTGTTTGGACATGGATCACCCGGAGATCGTCGATTTCATCAACTGGAAGGTCAAGGAAGAGCGCAAGGCCGGCATTCTGATCCAGCACGGCGGTTTTGAGGCCGATTTCAACGGGGAGGCCTACCATACCGTCTCCGGCCAAAATTCAAACAATTCCGTTCGTCTGACGGATGATTTCATGAAGGCTTATCTGGAAGGCGGACAGTGGCAGACCAAGCTTCGCACCACGGGCCAGGTCTGCGAGACCTTCGAGGCCCGCGATCTCATGCGCCAGATCGCCGAGGCGGCCTGGAGATGCGCGGACCCGGGCGTCCAGTTCGACACGACGATCAACGACTGGCACACGAGCGCGAACACGGACCGCATCTACGCCTCGAACCCCTGCAGCGAGTACATGTTCCTGAGCGACTCCGCCTGCAATCTGGCCTCGCTGAACCTCATGAAGTTCATCGACGACAAGGGGGAATTCCTCGTGGAGGATTTCCGCCGGGCGGTCCGCACCTTCATCATCGCCCAGGAGATCGCCGTCGACTTTGCCTCGTACCCCACGCAGGTCATCGCCCAGAACAGCCACGATTACCGCCCCCTGGGCTTGGGTTACGCCAATCTCGGCACCCTCCTCATGACCAACGGCATCCCCTATGACAGCCCCAAGGCCCTGGCGGTTGCCGGCGCCATCACCGCCCTTATGACGGGCGAGGCTTACAAGGTCTCGAGCGAGATCGCGCGCACGAAGGGACCCTTCCCCGGCTACGCGAAGAACCGGGAACCGATGCTCAAGGTCATGAACAAGCACCGCGACGCGGCCTACAAGATCGATCCCATCCTCTGCCCCGCGGGGCTCCTCCAGGCCGCCCGCGAGTCTTGGGACAACGCCGTGAAGGAGGGCGAGCTCTACGGCTACCGGAACGCCCAGTCGACGGTCCTGGCCCCCACGGGCACGATCGGCCTCCTGATGGACTGCGACACCACCGGCGTCGAGCCGGAGTTTTCGCTCGTGAAATGGAAAAAACTGGCCGGCGGAGGCCACTTCAAGATCATCAATCAGTCGGTCACCCGCGCCCTCAAGAGCCTGGGGTATTCCGACGACGAGGCCAAGGTGATCGTCGACTACATCCTCGAGAAGGGAACGATTGAAGGCGCGCCCGCGCTCAAGGACGAGCATCTGGCCGTCTTCGATTGCGCGAACCCCTGCGGCGACGGTGTGCGTTTCATCGATCCGATGGGCCACGTGCGGATGATGGCGGCGGCCCAGCCGTTCATTTCAGGCGCCATCTCCAAGACGATCAACATGCCGAACGACACGACCGTGGAGGACGTCGAGAATCTCTACGTCGAGTCCTGGAAGCTGGGCCTCAAGGCCGTCGCCCTCTATCGTGACGGCTCGAAGCACTCCCAGCCGCTCAACACGGGCACGAACAAGGCGGAGGACTCCCGGAAGGACGAGAAGGCGATCGCCGCCCTGCCGCCCGAGGAGCAGAGAGGCGTGCGGGTCCCGATGCCCATCAAGAGGCACGGGTTCACGGTCGAGACCTCCGTCTCCGGACACAAGATGTTCATCCGCACCGGCGAATACGGGGACGGGCGTTTGGGTGAAATCTTCATCGACATGTACAAGGAGGGAGCGGCCTACCGGAGCCTGCTCAACTGCTTCGCGATCGCCATCTCCATCGGCCTCCAGTACGGCGTGCCCTTGGAGAAGTTCGTGAACTCCTTCACGTTCACGCGTTTCGAGCCGCAGGGCATCACGGATCATCCGAACATCAAGGTGTGCACGTCCATCTTGGACTACATCTTCCGCATCTTGGGGATGGAGTACCTGGGCCGTACCGACTTCGTGCACCTGAAGCCCGAGACGTTGGAGTCGAAGGACCAGCAAGAAGATTTGTCCCAGCCTCCCGCCAGGGCGCAGTCGTTGGGCGCCGCGGCCGCAAAGCCGGCCCCCGGAAAGGCCGAGACCGTGTCCGAGCACCTGGCGGAGCTGATGGGGGATGCCCCGCTGTGCGACCAGTGCGGCCACGTCACCGTCCGCAACGGGGCGTGCTACAAGTGCATCAACTGCGGGAATTCGATGGGGTGCTCGTAG
- a CDS encoding leucyl aminopeptidase: MRFTTKSPSASVSTIDLLGLAIASKGLATSFGRDIDRKLGGTLSRIIKTEELKGKAGETRSVSTLGKIPAANVLLIGLGDPSDGPQAAETLRKAAARLVKNGNRLRAKTVALEDADPCRKKAAAPLRGQAVAEGAVLASYSFDVYKKPNAKKTVQNIVVLTPDATRVAAGFRKGTIYAESTNFARDLINLPANDMTPRRMVQEARNVAQKAARGSGLRLKILGEREIRRLGMGCYWAVSRGSVEPPALIHLHYRPKSRPRKKIAIVGKGVTFDSGGLSLKTAQGMETMKDDMSGSAAMLAVMKAVSALKPNVEIHGFAAMTENMPSGSAGKPGDIVRAMNGKSVEILNTDAEGRLTLADAVAYAQKQKPDLLIDVATLTGACVIALGELCSGILGNNQVLIDRLILAAKAAGEKVWQLPLIEEYKDELKSSAADLKNVGGRWGGTINGALFIQEFIDAKLPWAHIDIAGPSWTEKELDFGPRGGTGHIVRTLLEFIDSIQTAPIKL; encoded by the coding sequence ATGCGATTCACGACAAAATCCCCTTCCGCCTCGGTTTCCACCATCGATTTGCTGGGGCTGGCGATCGCGTCCAAAGGGCTGGCGACATCTTTCGGGCGCGACATCGACCGCAAGTTGGGCGGCACGCTTTCCAGAATCATCAAGACCGAAGAGTTGAAAGGAAAGGCCGGCGAAACCCGGTCGGTGAGCACGTTGGGGAAAATCCCCGCCGCGAACGTCCTGTTGATCGGCCTGGGCGATCCCTCCGACGGGCCCCAAGCCGCGGAGACCTTGCGCAAGGCGGCGGCGCGATTGGTCAAGAACGGCAACCGCCTGCGGGCCAAGACGGTTGCCCTCGAGGACGCGGACCCTTGCCGAAAAAAAGCGGCGGCCCCCCTCCGCGGCCAGGCCGTCGCCGAAGGCGCCGTCCTCGCTTCGTACAGTTTCGACGTTTACAAGAAACCCAACGCGAAGAAGACGGTTCAAAACATCGTGGTCCTGACGCCGGACGCGACCCGGGTCGCCGCCGGATTCCGCAAAGGGACGATCTACGCCGAGTCCACCAATTTCGCGCGTGATTTGATCAATCTCCCGGCCAACGATATGACCCCGCGCCGGATGGTCCAGGAAGCCAGGAATGTCGCCCAAAAGGCCGCGCGTGGATCGGGACTCCGCCTCAAGATCCTCGGCGAGCGCGAGATCAGGCGGCTGGGCATGGGCTGTTATTGGGCTGTGTCCCGCGGAAGCGTCGAGCCCCCGGCCTTGATCCACCTCCATTACCGGCCCAAATCGAGGCCACGGAAAAAGATCGCCATCGTCGGCAAGGGAGTCACCTTCGACAGCGGCGGTCTCTCTCTCAAGACCGCCCAGGGCATGGAGACGATGAAGGACGATATGAGCGGCTCGGCCGCGATGCTGGCCGTCATGAAGGCCGTTTCGGCCTTGAAACCCAACGTCGAGATCCACGGCTTCGCGGCCATGACGGAAAACATGCCCTCGGGCAGCGCGGGCAAACCCGGCGACATCGTCCGCGCCATGAACGGCAAATCGGTTGAAATCCTCAACACCGACGCCGAAGGCCGCCTGACGCTCGCGGACGCCGTGGCTTACGCCCAAAAACAAAAACCGGATCTCTTGATCGACGTCGCGACACTCACCGGGGCCTGCGTGATCGCCCTGGGCGAGCTTTGCTCGGGTATTTTGGGCAACAATCAGGTTCTCATCGACCGGCTGATCCTCGCGGCCAAGGCCGCGGGCGAAAAGGTCTGGCAGCTCCCCCTGATCGAAGAATACAAGGACGAGCTCAAGAGCAGCGCGGCGGACTTGAAGAACGTCGGCGGGCGATGGGGCGGGACGATCAACGGGGCCCTCTTCATCCAGGAATTCATCGACGCCAAGCTCCCCTGGGCCCATATCGACATCGCCGGCCCCTCGTGGACGGAGAAGGAACTCGACTTCGGACCCCGCGGCGGAACGGGCCATATCGTTCGTACCCTGCTGGAATTCATCGATTCCATCCAGACCGCTCCCATCAAGCTCTAG
- a CDS encoding class I SAM-dependent methyltransferase — MRLFAVFSKKKSEVPAPAGLPISEEQFRDLIHGVEDKELRARVPDLSGKKILELAPRQKSASVFLREKGAGVVVRLGGTKEKEILDRDPSSSPETFILSHWESLPFLDSCFDFILVRSAFLKVSLGRVLREVGRVLDTKGSVLLSDFHPFSQMVQREHLKNPVGEEGMGPGLERYAKWFREAGFRFEWVREIFFEGIMKKSFGTSEAHQQAFDGLRRTPFLILFSLKKE, encoded by the coding sequence ATGCGTTTGTTCGCCGTCTTTTCCAAGAAGAAAAGCGAGGTCCCGGCCCCGGCCGGCTTGCCGATCTCGGAGGAGCAGTTCCGTGACCTCATTCATGGCGTCGAGGACAAGGAGTTGCGGGCGCGGGTGCCCGATCTGTCGGGTAAGAAGATCCTGGAACTCGCGCCGCGGCAAAAGAGCGCTTCCGTCTTTCTTCGGGAAAAGGGCGCCGGCGTCGTGGTACGCCTCGGAGGCACGAAGGAAAAGGAGATCTTGGACAGGGATCCGTCGTCGTCGCCGGAGACGTTCATCCTCTCGCATTGGGAGAGCCTGCCGTTTTTGGATTCGTGCTTCGATTTCATCCTCGTCCGGTCGGCCTTTCTCAAAGTGAGCCTGGGACGCGTCCTTCGCGAGGTGGGTCGCGTCCTGGACACCAAGGGGTCGGTCCTTCTCTCCGACTTTCATCCATTCAGCCAAATGGTTCAAAGGGAGCATCTCAAGAATCCCGTGGGTGAAGAGGGGATGGGTCCCGGTCTTGAGCGGTACGCCAAATGGTTCCGAGAAGCGGGATTCCGTTTCGAATGGGTTCGGGAGATTTTCTTCGAGGGGATCATGAAAAAGTCGTTCGGGACATCGGAAGCGCATCAGCAGGCGTTCGACGGTTTGCGCCGTACGCCTTTCTTGATCCTGTTTTCCCTGAAAAAGGAGTAG